Proteins co-encoded in one Oceanidesulfovibrio indonesiensis genomic window:
- the cobM gene encoding precorrin-4 C(11)-methyltransferase yields the protein MADPYSNRPAVSFVGAGPGDPELVTLKAARRIAEADLVLYAGSLVPRTTIQSAKDGATIADSSSMTLEETHAMMMETVRRGGMVARVHTGDPSLYGAVREQAALLDKEGVSYEIVPGVTAAFAAAAAARVGLTEPERTQTLVITRLAGRTPVPERERLASLAAHGCTIAVYLSGEKPEDLREELHAAGLDDETRIVVAHKVGQPEETIHHARLGDVPALVRDKGLTRQTVYLVLPWLAEGEAPARSRLYAPDFGHGWREADSTDD from the coding sequence GTGGCCGACCCGTATTCCAACCGACCGGCCGTGTCCTTCGTGGGCGCGGGGCCCGGCGATCCCGAACTCGTCACCCTCAAGGCGGCGCGGCGCATCGCCGAGGCTGATCTCGTGCTCTATGCCGGCTCCCTGGTGCCGCGGACAACCATTCAAAGCGCAAAGGATGGCGCGACCATCGCCGATTCCTCCTCCATGACGCTGGAGGAAACACATGCCATGATGATGGAAACAGTCCGCCGGGGCGGGATGGTGGCGCGCGTGCACACCGGCGACCCCTCGCTTTACGGCGCCGTGCGGGAACAGGCCGCGTTGCTGGACAAAGAAGGCGTGTCGTACGAGATCGTGCCCGGGGTGACCGCGGCCTTTGCCGCTGCGGCAGCCGCCAGGGTCGGTCTTACCGAGCCCGAGCGCACGCAGACCCTGGTGATCACCCGACTGGCCGGCCGTACGCCCGTGCCGGAGCGGGAGCGTCTTGCCTCGCTGGCTGCGCACGGCTGCACCATTGCGGTCTATCTGAGCGGAGAGAAACCGGAAGACCTGCGCGAGGAGCTGCACGCCGCCGGTCTGGACGATGAGACGCGCATAGTGGTGGCGCACAAGGTGGGGCAACCGGAAGAAACGATCCATCACGCGAGGCTGGGCGACGTTCCTGCGCTGGTTCGCGACAAAGGTCTAACCCGGCAGACGGTGTATCTTGTGCTGCCGTGGCTTGCCGAAGGCGAAGCCCCGGCGCGTTCCCGGCTGTATGCTCCGGATTTCGGCCACGGCTGGCGGGAAGCGGATTCCACAGACGATTGA
- a CDS encoding cobyrinate a,c-diamide synthase, with protein MNEPSDKLCSLRGLAVAAPRSGSGKTLFTLGLLASFTRRSHTVQAYKAGPDFIDPGHHTALTGRPSQNLDGWMLGRRSCQDIFARSARRPIQDRVPDILLLEGVMGLFDGASGRTETGSTAELAKWLGLPVLIVLDARSMARTAAAIAHGLATFDPGLPVAGVVLNRVSSATHRELLEESFEALDLPLLGCLMNDAEMDVPSRHLGLVTAEDRPTDATFADRLADWVESGVDVEKLLHVLPDVSRNVDICAAANGSGITAEDADNEGACRPVDLSMNLDAQPAEMVVRIAVARDAAFSFYYDENLRLLEAAGAELAFFSPLADSALPKDIGGVYLGGGYPELHADALANNVKLREEIRKRSLRGLPVYAECGGYMYLMRSLTDGDGRRLLMAGVFPWAAVMDSRRRGLGYREVTTTADTLLGPAGTVLRGHEFHYSFTSEFPDDAALLDAGVQPVYAVTDRRGELLTVTGYSAGGVLASYVHLHFGSNPQAARCFVERCRTYWNKENV; from the coding sequence ATGAACGAGCCGTCCGATAAGCTCTGCTCCCTTCGCGGCCTTGCCGTGGCTGCGCCCCGTTCCGGTTCCGGCAAGACGCTCTTCACACTGGGTCTGCTTGCCTCTTTCACCCGCCGGAGCCACACGGTGCAGGCCTACAAGGCTGGACCGGATTTCATCGACCCCGGCCACCACACGGCGCTTACAGGGCGACCCAGCCAGAACCTGGACGGGTGGATGCTCGGCCGGCGCTCCTGCCAGGACATCTTTGCCCGCTCGGCGCGACGTCCCATACAGGACCGCGTGCCGGATATCCTGCTTCTGGAAGGCGTCATGGGCCTGTTCGACGGCGCCTCCGGACGCACCGAAACAGGCTCCACGGCCGAGCTCGCCAAGTGGCTGGGGCTGCCCGTGCTCATCGTGCTCGACGCCCGCTCCATGGCCCGCACCGCTGCGGCCATCGCGCACGGCCTGGCCACATTCGACCCCGGCCTGCCCGTGGCCGGCGTGGTGCTCAACCGCGTGAGCTCGGCCACTCATCGCGAGCTTCTCGAAGAATCTTTTGAGGCGTTGGACCTGCCGTTGCTGGGCTGCCTGATGAACGATGCCGAGATGGACGTGCCGTCGCGCCATCTGGGGCTCGTCACGGCGGAGGACCGGCCGACGGACGCGACGTTCGCGGACCGCCTTGCCGATTGGGTCGAGTCCGGCGTGGACGTGGAAAAACTGCTCCATGTACTGCCCGACGTATCCAGAAATGTGGACATCTGCGCAGCCGCGAACGGCTCCGGCATAACGGCCGAAGACGCGGACAATGAAGGGGCGTGCCGGCCTGTCGATTTGTCTATGAATTTGGATGCGCAGCCAGCTGAGATGGTGGTGCGCATCGCAGTGGCGCGAGACGCCGCCTTCTCATTTTACTATGACGAAAACCTGCGTTTGCTGGAAGCTGCAGGGGCAGAGCTTGCGTTCTTCTCGCCCCTCGCGGACAGCGCTTTGCCCAAGGACATCGGCGGTGTCTATCTCGGCGGGGGGTATCCGGAACTCCACGCCGACGCGCTCGCAAATAATGTGAAGCTGCGCGAGGAGATTCGCAAGCGCTCCCTGCGCGGCCTGCCTGTGTACGCCGAATGCGGCGGCTACATGTATCTGATGCGTTCCCTCACGGACGGTGATGGACGCCGGCTGCTCATGGCCGGGGTGTTTCCCTGGGCCGCGGTAATGGACTCGCGCCGGCGCGGGCTGGGGTACCGCGAAGTTACAACCACGGCGGATACCCTGCTCGGTCCTGCAGGAACCGTCCTGCGCGGCCACGAGTTCCATTATTCCTTCACGTCCGAGTTTCCGGACGACGCTGCTTTGCTGGACGCCGGGGTCCAACCGGTCTACGCTGTGACCGACAGACGGGGGGAGCTTCTCACAGTCACCGGATACAGCGCCGGCGGCGTGCTCGCCTCTTATGTACACCTGCATTTCGGCAGCAATCCTCAGGCGGCGCGATGCTTTGTGGAACGCTGCCGAACGTACTGGAACAAAGAGAATGTCTGA
- a CDS encoding precorrin-8X methylmutase, which yields MSDSVKIKDLRTPEAIECGSMAIIDAEVPEPRPYAGDEWIVVRRMIHATADFELLDLVRFHPDAVTAALNALAHGGLVLTDTEMARAGLPVRRFEPFGSRVECLMNDPEVIRRAGEQGSTRATVAVDVAAERYGGLAGAILLVGNAPTALLRILERCRDGSIAPALVLGMPVGFVNAAESKALLMEQSFVPYIAVSGRKGGSALAAAALNALAQLALDRRSADQHRS from the coding sequence ATGTCTGACTCAGTAAAGATCAAGGACCTTCGCACGCCGGAGGCCATCGAGTGCGGCTCCATGGCGATCATCGACGCCGAAGTGCCGGAGCCGCGACCCTATGCCGGTGACGAGTGGATCGTGGTCCGGCGCATGATCCACGCCACCGCTGATTTCGAACTGCTCGATCTGGTGCGCTTCCATCCGGACGCCGTTACTGCGGCCCTGAATGCGCTGGCGCATGGCGGCCTCGTACTCACGGATACGGAAATGGCCCGCGCCGGGCTGCCTGTGCGGCGGTTCGAGCCCTTCGGCTCGCGCGTGGAATGTCTGATGAACGATCCCGAGGTCATCCGCCGCGCCGGAGAGCAGGGCTCCACCCGCGCCACTGTGGCCGTGGACGTGGCGGCCGAACGGTACGGGGGGCTGGCGGGCGCGATCCTGCTCGTGGGTAATGCGCCCACGGCGCTGCTGCGCATTCTGGAGCGTTGCCGGGACGGGTCCATTGCACCGGCCCTGGTGCTCGGCATGCCAGTAGGCTTCGTGAACGCCGCTGAGTCCAAGGCGCTGCTCATGGAGCAGTCGTTCGTACCCTACATCGCCGTCTCCGGCCGCAAGGGCGGCTCAGCCCTGGCGGCCGCAGCGCTCAACGCCCTGGCGCAGCTGGCCTTGGACAGACGATCGGCCGACCAGCACAGGAGTTGA
- a CDS encoding Npt1/Npt2 family nucleotide transporter: MGFLKRCLLYAEGAKPFLCRPVVRSCFLFSDFFLIITALYLLKPTSRSFFIENLGAEMLPYVWIGTALTMGTFIGYYNRLIVRRARLHVVLGSCMFFIILLLFFSAALAGMVDMPALVKASAAGYYIFVDIVGVILVEQFWSLSNAVHTAEEGKHYYGFIGTGGLVGGVAGGGISAFLLQKAHLDSADILLVAAGVLLLIFALTLFLGWLGVYDEVRAKDGQRGKEAAAGWRALFKNRYIGLIALLLLLAQLASPLVDYQFLSIVEQAYTDLDKRTAFLSLFFSILGGVAIAINLAVTPLVHRYLGVIAGLLVQPLLMGIASFGFFLQPVALMGAISKVSDRGLSYSINRASKEILYVPVDPVLMYQAKAWIDMFGYRLFKVLGSMVILLLTQWLPFKVQLPHLSFLIMGICGIWIAIIWAIRPEYYALARTNASGEEKSGGLS; the protein is encoded by the coding sequence ATGGGGTTTCTCAAGCGATGTCTGCTCTACGCCGAGGGGGCGAAGCCGTTCCTGTGTCGGCCCGTTGTGCGTTCGTGTTTCCTTTTTTCTGATTTTTTCCTTATCATAACAGCACTTTATCTGCTAAAGCCCACCAGCCGCTCCTTCTTCATCGAGAACCTGGGGGCGGAAATGCTGCCCTACGTATGGATCGGCACCGCCCTGACCATGGGCACCTTCATCGGTTACTACAACCGGTTGATCGTGCGGCGCGCGCGGCTCCATGTGGTGCTGGGCTCCTGCATGTTTTTCATTATCCTGCTGCTTTTTTTCAGCGCGGCTTTGGCAGGCATGGTGGATATGCCCGCACTGGTGAAGGCCAGCGCAGCCGGCTACTATATCTTTGTGGACATCGTGGGCGTCATTCTGGTGGAGCAGTTCTGGTCCCTGTCCAACGCCGTGCACACGGCGGAGGAGGGCAAGCACTACTACGGTTTCATCGGCACTGGCGGTCTTGTGGGCGGGGTCGCCGGCGGCGGCATCTCGGCGTTTCTGCTCCAGAAGGCGCATCTGGACAGCGCGGACATTCTGCTGGTGGCGGCCGGTGTGCTGCTGCTCATATTCGCCCTCACGCTGTTTCTCGGCTGGCTCGGCGTGTACGACGAGGTGCGGGCCAAAGACGGCCAACGGGGCAAAGAGGCGGCGGCTGGGTGGCGGGCGCTGTTCAAGAACCGCTACATCGGGCTCATCGCCTTGCTTCTGCTGCTGGCGCAGCTCGCCTCGCCGCTGGTGGACTACCAGTTCCTTTCGATCGTGGAGCAGGCTTACACGGACCTGGACAAACGCACCGCATTCCTTTCGCTGTTCTTCAGCATACTCGGCGGGGTTGCCATAGCCATCAACCTGGCCGTCACGCCGCTTGTGCACCGCTACCTGGGGGTCATCGCCGGATTGTTGGTGCAGCCTTTGCTCATGGGCATTGCGTCCTTCGGCTTCTTCCTCCAGCCCGTAGCGCTCATGGGAGCCATCTCCAAGGTGTCGGACCGCGGTCTCAGCTACTCCATCAATCGCGCATCCAAAGAGATTCTCTACGTGCCGGTGGACCCGGTGCTCATGTATCAGGCCAAGGCGTGGATCGACATGTTCGGCTACCGGCTGTTCAAGGTCCTGGGCTCCATGGTCATCCTGCTGCTCACGCAGTGGCTGCCGTTCAAGGTGCAGCTGCCGCACCTGAGCTTCCTCATCATGGGAATCTGCGGTATCTGGATCGCCATCATCTGGGCCATCCGGCCGGAATACTATGCGTTGGCACGGACCAATGCTTCCGGCGAAGAAAAATCCGGAGGGCTTTCGTAG
- a CDS encoding DUF493 family protein → MLTDQALESLRKKLEECHEWPCRYMFKFIVPQEQSHQLCAVLDMMPACERASSSGKYVSITIEEKMSSPDEVVMIYQKASTVPGVLAL, encoded by the coding sequence GTGCTGACGGATCAAGCCCTCGAGTCCCTGCGAAAGAAGCTCGAAGAGTGTCATGAATGGCCGTGCCGGTACATGTTCAAGTTCATCGTGCCGCAAGAGCAGAGCCACCAGCTCTGCGCCGTGCTGGACATGATGCCCGCCTGCGAGCGGGCCTCCAGTTCCGGCAAGTACGTGAGCATCACCATCGAGGAGAAGATGTCCTCTCCTGATGAGGTGGTCATGATCTACCAGAAAGCGTCCACGGTGCCGGGAGTGCTCGCATTGTGA
- a CDS encoding DUF445 domain-containing protein, whose translation MSWTIFIVSPLICGLIGWLTNRLAVKMLFRPKKPGRILGFTLHGVFPKRQKALAVNLGAMVEQELISQEDVSALIRDPSFQARFQIVADAYVERLINERLPASIPMAAMFLNDQVKGKVRDLVSEQLVRFIPKVLDIAAEELEDQLDVGEMVRKKVEEFSIDELEAVLESILKREFRFIEYLGGVLGAFIGLLQACVYWFWG comes from the coding sequence ATGTCCTGGACCATTTTCATCGTCTCCCCGCTGATCTGCGGCCTCATCGGATGGCTCACCAACCGCCTCGCGGTGAAGATGCTGTTCCGCCCCAAGAAACCCGGGCGCATTCTCGGCTTCACGCTGCACGGTGTATTTCCCAAAAGACAAAAAGCCCTGGCCGTCAACCTCGGCGCCATGGTCGAGCAGGAGCTCATTTCCCAGGAAGACGTGTCCGCGCTGATCCGCGACCCATCCTTCCAGGCCCGATTCCAGATCGTGGCCGACGCCTACGTTGAGAGGCTCATCAACGAACGCCTGCCGGCCTCCATCCCCATGGCCGCCATGTTCCTGAACGACCAGGTCAAGGGCAAGGTCCGTGACCTCGTCTCAGAGCAACTCGTCCGTTTCATCCCCAAGGTGCTGGACATCGCAGCCGAGGAACTCGAAGACCAGCTCGACGTGGGCGAGATGGTCCGCAAGAAGGTTGAGGAATTCTCCATCGACGAACTGGAAGCCGTGCTCGAATCGATTCTGAAGCGCGAGTTCCGTTTCATCGAATACCTGGGCGGCGTGCTCGGCGCGTTCATAGGCCTGCTGCAGGCCTGCGTCTACTGGTTCTGGGGATAA
- a CDS encoding NAD(P)H-dependent glycerol-3-phosphate dehydrogenase yields the protein MKIAVIGGGSWGTSLGNMLAKKGVAVSIWVREQTLLAQFRSQHENTWYLPGVKLSENLVASQEIEQVLDGAGAILIAIPSQFVRSVLREMRYLLPKKPVIICASKGIEVEGLKTMSEVVAEELGGLKPSFAMLSGPSFALEVAREMPTAVALGCADKKLCRELQDTLTTPYFRVYTNPDVRGVELGGAVKNIIAIAAGISDGLGYGSNARAALITRGLAEMGRLGKAMGAKADTFMGLAGLGDLVLTCTGELSRNRRVGLLLGEGRSLSDILGEMKMVAEGVKTTEAVHFLAEKLSVELPITETVYQILYEDKDADSAVKELMTRPLKEE from the coding sequence ATGAAAATAGCGGTTATCGGCGGCGGAAGCTGGGGCACCAGCCTGGGCAACATGCTTGCCAAGAAAGGCGTGGCCGTCTCCATCTGGGTGCGCGAGCAGACCCTGCTCGCCCAATTCCGCTCCCAACACGAGAACACCTGGTACTTGCCCGGCGTCAAGCTCTCGGAAAATCTCGTCGCTTCCCAGGAGATCGAGCAGGTTCTGGACGGCGCCGGCGCCATCCTCATCGCCATCCCCAGCCAGTTCGTCCGATCCGTGCTGCGCGAGATGCGCTACCTGCTGCCCAAGAAGCCCGTCATCATCTGCGCGAGCAAGGGCATCGAGGTGGAGGGACTCAAGACCATGAGCGAAGTGGTGGCCGAGGAGTTGGGCGGACTCAAGCCATCCTTCGCCATGCTCTCGGGTCCGTCCTTCGCCCTGGAGGTGGCCAGGGAGATGCCCACGGCCGTAGCACTTGGCTGCGCGGACAAGAAGCTTTGCAGGGAGTTGCAGGACACTCTGACCACACCCTACTTCCGCGTGTACACGAATCCGGACGTGCGCGGCGTGGAGCTGGGCGGCGCGGTGAAGAACATCATCGCCATCGCCGCCGGCATTTCGGACGGCCTGGGGTACGGCTCCAACGCCCGGGCTGCGCTCATCACACGCGGTCTGGCCGAGATGGGCCGCCTGGGCAAGGCCATGGGCGCCAAAGCGGACACCTTCATGGGCCTCGCCGGCCTGGGCGACCTCGTGCTCACCTGCACGGGCGAACTTTCCCGCAACCGCCGCGTGGGTCTCCTGCTGGGCGAAGGCCGCTCCCTTTCCGATATTCTGGGCGAAATGAAGATGGTTGCCGAAGGCGTGAAAACCACGGAAGCAGTCCACTTCCTGGCGGAAAAACTATCCGTGGAGCTGCCCATCACCGAAACTGTCTACCAGATCCTTTACGAGGACAAGGACGCCGACAGCGCCGTGAAAGAACTCATGACCCGTCCACTGAAAGAAGAATAA
- a CDS encoding secondary thiamine-phosphate synthase enzyme YjbQ, producing the protein MQQIDVRTGSREELVDITDTVQKIAAESGVSEGALLLFCAHTTGAITVNENADPSVMRDIVVNMAKLVPRSGDYRHAEGNSDAHIKSSLFGPSLMLIISGGRVQLGTWQGVYFCEFDGPRSRKVWAQVLPGA; encoded by the coding sequence ATGCAGCAGATCGACGTGCGGACCGGCTCCCGCGAGGAGCTGGTGGACATCACGGACACGGTTCAGAAAATCGCGGCGGAGTCCGGCGTGTCGGAGGGCGCGCTGCTTTTGTTCTGCGCCCACACCACGGGCGCCATCACCGTGAACGAGAACGCCGACCCCAGCGTGATGCGCGACATTGTGGTGAACATGGCCAAACTCGTGCCGCGCTCCGGCGATTACCGTCACGCCGAAGGCAACTCGGACGCGCATATCAAGTCCAGCCTGTTCGGGCCTTCGCTCATGCTCATCATCAGCGGCGGCCGGGTCCAGCTGGGCACGTGGCAGGGCGTCTACTTCTGCGAGTTCGACGGCCCGCGCTCCCGCAAAGTCTGGGCACAGGTCCTGCCCGGGGCGTAG
- the cbiD gene encoding cobalt-precorrin-5B (C(1))-methyltransferase CbiD translates to MKRDAKALRTGFTTGTAAAAAAKAATILLLGHEPPEVVEVPLPSSWNGADAPPRLTIPIHKCAALPYGGALAGVVKDAGDDPDVTDGALILAEVHLLKEEGDLSDTTLRVEVAGGAGVGRVTLPGLPVSPGLAAINPEPLRQIEYAVYEAVKASGKTVAGVIRVIVSVPDGERLAKKTMNPALGILGGISILGTRGTVKPFSHEAYLATVRQALDVARATGAQEIILATGGRSERFARGLWPENPPTAFVQAGDLFAAGCEEAAQRGFAKAHWAVFFGKLAKMAQGLPSTHAREGKLDLAALVERARTAGLAGEQLDRARESATARGVLQAARECPDGQSVTRRLAEALAHDAADHACRFCNFAMPVGVAVFDEQGGIVCLVEPDGMS, encoded by the coding sequence ATGAAACGCGACGCAAAGGCCCTGCGCACCGGGTTCACTACGGGCACTGCCGCCGCGGCTGCCGCCAAGGCGGCGACAATTCTACTTCTGGGCCACGAACCGCCTGAGGTTGTGGAGGTGCCTCTGCCGTCGTCCTGGAACGGCGCCGATGCGCCGCCCAGGCTCACAATTCCGATCCACAAGTGCGCGGCGCTTCCGTACGGTGGCGCCCTGGCCGGGGTGGTCAAGGACGCCGGGGATGATCCGGACGTAACGGATGGCGCGCTGATCCTGGCCGAAGTGCACCTCCTCAAGGAGGAGGGCGACCTGTCCGATACGACCTTGCGCGTGGAGGTGGCGGGGGGAGCCGGCGTGGGCCGCGTGACGTTGCCTGGATTGCCGGTGTCGCCTGGGCTGGCCGCGATAAATCCCGAGCCGCTGCGGCAGATCGAGTACGCGGTGTACGAGGCGGTGAAGGCATCGGGCAAGACCGTCGCCGGCGTCATTCGCGTTATTGTTTCCGTACCGGATGGCGAACGCCTTGCAAAAAAGACCATGAACCCGGCGCTGGGCATACTGGGCGGCATTTCGATTCTTGGGACGCGCGGCACGGTGAAGCCGTTCAGCCACGAGGCGTATCTGGCCACGGTGCGTCAGGCTTTGGATGTCGCCAGGGCCACGGGTGCGCAAGAAATCATACTCGCCACGGGCGGCCGCAGCGAACGATTCGCGCGGGGGCTCTGGCCGGAGAACCCGCCCACGGCGTTCGTCCAGGCCGGCGACCTTTTCGCCGCCGGGTGCGAGGAGGCGGCGCAGCGCGGTTTTGCGAAAGCCCACTGGGCCGTATTTTTTGGCAAGCTGGCCAAGATGGCGCAGGGGTTGCCCTCCACGCACGCCAGGGAGGGCAAACTCGACCTCGCAGCGCTTGTTGAGCGCGCCCGCACGGCAGGCCTGGCCGGGGAGCAGCTGGACAGGGCCCGGGAATCCGCCACCGCTCGGGGCGTGCTCCAGGCCGCGCGCGAATGTCCGGACGGCCAGTCCGTGACCAGGCGTCTGGCGGAAGCTCTGGCGCACGACGCGGCGGACCATGCCTGCCGTTTCTGCAACTTCGCCATGCCCGTAGGCGTGGCGGTTTTCGATGAACAGGGCGGCATCGTGTGTCTGGTGGAACCGGACGGAATGTCGTAA
- a CDS encoding FUSC family protein, with product MGLAMRLEPAQVRHALRVGIAAVVTLVIAEFFNLEQGYWAVISAIIVMHATMGRSLTAGWARILGTAVGATLSAIAVLLLGDTPLSLGLAIFLTLLVCGYLTYLHEAFRMAGVTAGIVILVGAGEANIIHTAFVRFLEISLGVTVAMVVSMIFLPSRATAGLLKGIADNLDTEAVLYGTLVSGCLDNRYDEDRVSELKSRIHASQNANATLLNEARKEPTGLSKRKIVVSNFVDWELRLFEDLLSLDHAARELASEALHKRMRKALSSLGKATEQALSAMAASLRDERARPRADGPEADALRVALHEVEHGLTELRRRKESASYSLTEVSHFFSLVFAMREAASECFRGFELLGQLEMAKGERRVMPAVGA from the coding sequence ATGGGCCTCGCCATGCGTCTGGAACCAGCCCAGGTCCGCCACGCCCTGCGCGTGGGCATTGCCGCGGTCGTCACCCTTGTCATCGCCGAGTTCTTCAATCTGGAGCAGGGATACTGGGCCGTCATCTCCGCCATCATCGTGATGCATGCGACCATGGGCCGCTCGCTCACCGCCGGCTGGGCCCGCATCCTGGGCACGGCCGTGGGGGCTACGCTGAGCGCCATAGCTGTGCTGCTCCTGGGCGATACGCCGCTTTCACTGGGTCTGGCCATCTTCCTCACGCTGCTGGTGTGCGGATACCTGACCTATCTCCACGAGGCGTTCCGCATGGCCGGCGTCACCGCCGGCATAGTCATCCTCGTTGGCGCCGGCGAGGCCAACATTATCCACACGGCGTTCGTCCGTTTTCTCGAAATCTCCCTGGGCGTGACCGTGGCCATGGTCGTGTCCATGATCTTCCTGCCTTCGCGGGCCACTGCCGGTTTGCTCAAGGGCATCGCCGACAATCTGGATACCGAGGCAGTTCTATACGGTACGCTCGTGAGCGGGTGCCTCGACAACAGATACGACGAGGATCGTGTATCCGAACTCAAAAGTCGCATCCACGCTTCGCAGAACGCCAACGCAACGCTCCTGAACGAAGCGCGCAAGGAACCGACAGGGCTTTCCAAACGCAAAATCGTGGTGTCCAATTTTGTAGACTGGGAGCTGCGGTTGTTCGAGGATCTGTTGTCCCTGGACCATGCCGCGCGGGAGCTTGCGAGCGAGGCGCTGCACAAGCGCATGCGCAAGGCCTTGAGCTCGCTCGGCAAGGCTACGGAGCAGGCGCTGTCCGCCATGGCGGCGTCCCTGCGGGACGAACGCGCAAGACCCCGCGCCGACGGACCGGAGGCGGATGCTCTGCGCGTGGCGCTGCATGAGGTGGAACACGGTCTGACGGAGCTAAGGCGGCGCAAGGAGTCGGCATCCTATTCGCTCACCGAGGTCTCGCACTTCTTCTCCCTGGTCTTTGCCATGCGCGAAGCCGCCTCGGAATGTTTCCGCGGATTCGAACTTCTGGGCCAACTCGAAATGGCCAAGGGCGAGCGCCGCGTCATGCCGGCGGTGGGCGCATGA
- the cbiE gene encoding precorrin-6y C5,15-methyltransferase (decarboxylating) subunit CbiE: MSIHVVGLGMDPGVLPEEHEERIYLAQVLVGGERQLEWFDDHPAEKLVVKAPLDPVLQTIGERVQEGKEVVVVASGDPLYFGIAHTLIRRFGEGEVDILPNISSLQAAASRIKTPWQEVVSVSLHGRQNMGELLSLLMQHDKVAALTDQRNIPSAIAQTLLERAVVENGSNKPPFMLWVFEDMESEKERVSRYTLEEAAQMSFSRLNMVLVERTAPAPGELRTGIPDEAFCCESRVITKWPVRAVGLAGLGPVPGDVVWDLGAGCGAVSIEAAAIIRRGRIIAVERRGGRVADIRRNVARFGALIVEAVHGTAPECLEELPEPDKIFIGGGLSTTTELLEIAASRLKPGGRMVIHCVLLDSLALVKAFLKQNFWPHEVTLIHPSQSRELAGDIHFKAHNPVFVISASKPE; the protein is encoded by the coding sequence ATGTCGATACACGTCGTTGGACTCGGTATGGACCCGGGCGTTCTGCCCGAGGAGCACGAAGAGCGAATTTATCTGGCCCAGGTGCTTGTGGGCGGCGAACGCCAGCTCGAATGGTTCGATGACCACCCGGCCGAGAAGCTGGTGGTCAAAGCGCCCCTCGATCCGGTGCTGCAAACCATCGGCGAGCGTGTGCAGGAGGGCAAGGAAGTGGTGGTCGTCGCCTCCGGCGACCCCCTTTACTTCGGCATTGCGCACACGCTTATCCGTCGGTTCGGCGAGGGCGAGGTGGACATCCTGCCCAACATTTCCAGCCTCCAGGCCGCGGCGTCGCGCATCAAGACTCCGTGGCAGGAGGTCGTCTCCGTCTCGCTGCACGGCCGGCAGAACATGGGCGAGCTGTTGTCCCTGCTCATGCAGCACGACAAAGTCGCCGCCCTCACGGACCAGCGCAACATCCCGTCGGCCATCGCCCAGACGCTGCTGGAACGCGCCGTGGTCGAGAACGGATCGAACAAGCCTCCATTCATGCTCTGGGTGTTCGAGGACATGGAGAGCGAGAAGGAGCGCGTTTCCCGCTACACGCTGGAAGAAGCGGCGCAGATGAGCTTCTCCCGGCTGAACATGGTCCTGGTGGAGCGCACGGCGCCTGCGCCCGGGGAGTTGCGCACCGGCATACCGGACGAAGCGTTCTGCTGCGAGAGTCGCGTCATCACCAAGTGGCCGGTGCGGGCCGTGGGTCTGGCCGGGCTGGGACCGGTTCCCGGCGACGTGGTCTGGGACCTGGGCGCGGGCTGCGGCGCCGTGTCCATCGAGGCGGCCGCGATCATTCGCCGCGGCAGGATCATCGCCGTGGAGCGCCGCGGCGGCCGGGTGGCCGACATCCGCAGGAATGTAGCCAGGTTCGGCGCGCTCATCGTGGAGGCGGTGCACGGCACGGCTCCGGAGTGTCTGGAGGAGCTCCCGGAACCGGACAAGATTTTCATCGGCGGCGGGCTCTCCACCACCACGGAGCTGCTGGAGATCGCCGCATCGCGCCTGAAGCCGGGCGGCCGGATGGTGATTCACTGCGTGCTGCTGGACTCTCTCGCGCTGGTCAAGGCGTTCCTCAAGCAGAACTTCTGGCCGCACGAGGTGACGCTCATACACCCGAGCCAGTCGCGCGAGCTCGCAGGCGACATCCACTTCAAGGCGCACAACCCCGTCTTCGTCATCAGCGCGAGCAAACCGGAATAA